The Lolium rigidum isolate FL_2022 chromosome 2, APGP_CSIRO_Lrig_0.1, whole genome shotgun sequence genomic interval AATGAACATAGAAATTTGCTGTTCTACGCAAGTGTTGATGCTATCTTGCAACAATATTCTCTCCCTAAACCTCTTGACAAGTTCATAAAAGTGACTCTTTTCATCCGAAGCATTTGGACAGCCTCAACATCGTTCATGTTGTAGATGTACTCAAGATTCGAAATCCTCTCCTCGTCTCGGGCAAGCATAGGACCATAAGTATGCCTGATAGGCAGCTCGCCTAACTGCTCTTTTGTGATGAAGGAGGATCTAGGCCTGAATCGTAGCTACCAGTGTTGCTGCCTGGTGGATTAGACTCATCCGATCGGCCTATTCAATTAAATCTAACATGAGTGTTTGCTAAATCTACCGTACATGCTATCAActaacaaaagagacaacaaGTAGGGGAGGAGGTGTTTTACGTCCACTATTGCGCACAAGGGAGAATAGCCGGGGTTAGAGTAGAGGAAGAGCTCACCCGCGGATCCCGAGCTGAAGATGGAGGATACCAATTGCTGTGAGGAACAAGGCCGACCTTCCCGTTGGAGTTGAGGGACTCAACGGGTGAGATAGATATGCGGAACTGCTACCACCATCGATGTTTAGAGAGAAAATGGCGATGTTTTGCTAGGAGATGACCGAATAGAGGAGGTGACACTGGCTTTGTCGCGAAACCCAGCCGGCGATTTTAGTTTCTCCCGCCATCTTGCGTCGGTCTCCCACATGCACACCATTTCCGCTTTTCGCACCGGTTGGCACATGCGTCCAGGTGAACGAATGAACCAAGCGTTCCTACCTGGTCTAGCCTGGGACTGCTTTTACCAGCGTGCGGGCCACAACTTACGCTGCACCCGAGACTCTAAACACTTGATTTTTTGCAGCCACGGGGCTGTTTGGAGGGGATGCAGATATAGTCACGGGATGGGTGTCTGCCTAAGTTGATCGATCGACCAAACCCATAATGACTGAGAAGGTCACCAATGTAAAATCGAGGGGACAACTTTAGTAGGATCTATGAGATCAATTTTTTAAGACAGAAAACATGTtcaaaagttttcaaaaaaattgacaaCATATATTGGTGTTATATATGCAACACCTAAAAACTGGCGGCTTTAAATTCGACCTACATTTAGAGAGCTAAAAAGATAAATTTGGCaatgaatagtgtgaaatactattcTCCCAAAGCTGACACTATTAACAGtggaatttatcttttttgtttttctaaatGTAGATTGAGGTTTGAGCTGAAATCTTTTGGAGTTGTAGATATTGTCCATAAGTACGTTGTATAATTTTAttcattttttttgcattttgtAAATATACTTTTTGTGAGCTGatcttatgaaagttatatctcacataacaaggagatcctatacaagtctccccATAAAATCGATCAGTGGTCCAACACTGACCtgtctttctttttttttgcgggtagacCTGTCTTTCAGTTTGGCACATTTTAGGTTAGCTTCCAGTACAGGTGTGCTGCACGCTCAGCGGTTACTAATTATCTGAATGACGTGCGTGTGAGTGTGTGCGCAAGCATGTGTATTTTTTACTGCAACTACAAGAAGCAGGGCTGAACTCACCTAAACCAGTCAGCAGTTTCAGACACAGAGCTTGAGCTCCTTGGTTCCTTGCATGACCACATAGATATTTTCTTCTCCTAGCCAGTTGATATCCTACTTCTTACTAATTTCCTTGAGCGAAAAAACTGTTGTCTAACTTGTTCATAACACTCTCACACTTTTGGAGCAAATTCTACTTTCAGATGGTGACACAATTTTATTGTCACTTCGAAGCAGGTTGAGAGGGAGCAATTCTGCTTCGGTGCTCCTCCCCTGAAAAAATTCAAGGCGCTTTAAACACAAGAACGGTGGAGATCTTTTCATACATGTTCGTAAGCTAGCGGGGGCAGGATCGTAATTTCAGTGTAGGTCCACCGTCCGTACAACCATGTATAGGCCCATATGGTCCCcgttgtgttgtacctcgtttttATACGTATCTACGGTCATATACGTGTGCCGAAATAGAAAGGTCCTATAAAGATCTTGCTCACAtgacctcttttttttttcttacacGATATACACATACAGTATCAATATAAATGGGTATACATGGGTCGGATATGAGTTTCGGCGGACCCAACACACGAAAAAAAAAGACCAACTATGATCCTTTAACTTCATTTAGGGGAGCACCGAAGCAGCCCTCGAGAGGGAGACCGTACAAGAGATAGGAAGACGCCGTTGGCTACGGAGACTCCACGTAAGCAAAGAAGCTCGAGGCTCCGAGCTCTCGAGAGTTTCAGTCAGGCTGAGCCACGCATGCCTTGGGAGCTGGGACCAGCTACAGAGTGAACCGATGCGGCCGACGAAACCAGCTGCCACGGCGCCAAGGTCGGCGCGGCCGACGTCCGGCGTCGTGAGGCTACTGCAGGTGCCGGCGGTGGTGACTCTGGCCGTCGTTCTCGCCGTGACTGCGCCGGCGCAACCGCAGAAGGCTTCGGAGGCGGCGCCGAAGGACACGTTTCGCAACGTGCCGGGGACGCTGTCCGGGGAGGAGGGCAAGGAGGCGGAGCGGATCAAGCACCCACGGTCACCCGAGGCGGCGCGCTGCACCTCCAAGTGCGTCAGCACCTGCGtcctcggcggcgccggcgcaccCGGCGTCGGAGGCCCCTTCAACGTCAGAAGGTAATTGTTCTTCTCCAGTCTACCAATCGCCGGCTCCACCATCAGCTTCGTAGCTAGCTACCCTgctcttgcagaacatactgacCTCTGTCTGTGATTGACGAATTGTCGGAATTGCTTCCATGCGTCCAGACCACTGGTGGTGTTCAAGGATGGTTTCCGAAGCCGGCAGTATTGGTACGTGCACGCAGCAACATTCAGACAATAAAACTCTTCACTGACACCAGTTGTGTTCATTACTTGGGCGTGCTACTCTGAACATTGTGCGTACATATGAATTGCAGCCTGGTGGAGTGCTCAGACGTCTGTAACCTGATCAAGGACGGCGAAGACGACCAATGATCCATCATCACATCTCAGCAGCTCAGCTTAATTAATGGAGATTGAGAACCGTCCTCGTCCAACGTCAATCCATATATATTCAGCAGACTAAACAGTAGTACTGCAGTAACTTTGATTCTGCCAAACTGCACGAGCTCAATACCAAGCAAGGTGTAATTTTAGGTGACTGAGATCTACAAACAGAAACTATTGGGCGAAAGAGGCTGACCCTGTAGGTGGCCCGTGGCCAAAACAAATTCAAGCTTTGTTTCAGAGAAAAAGCTTTTGTCTGAATGCACAGTATTTCTGGAACGAGCGAAATGCACACATTTCTCGTCATGCTCCAGCCATGCCAAATGCTTATCTTCGTCCACATCAAGTCGGAGGCTGATCTTTGGGTGTTAAGCATTCAAGTGCGTGAGTAGTCGTTTTTGGCCATCTTACTGCGTGAGTAGTCGTTTTTGTGTTATATTTTCTACTTCTCTGTACCAATTCTCCTTCTTTAATGAGAATTGGCAAATCTAGCCATTGAGGAAAAAGAGAGGTTGGAGAAACTACAATCTTCTTCCGCTCCATATTCTTTGTATGTGTATATTATCCATcgtcttttgttcttctttggtcCAACGAAAGAAATGTGTCCAGATTACAAAAAAATTGCTTCTGCTAgcaaaaaaaaatagcaaaatGAATCTTACCAGTAATATATGAAATGCAGCTTGAAGTTAACCACATATAAATGGTATATTTTACACCTTTGCTAATTTTCAGCTAGATGAAAACTCATTTGGCCATAAGCCCATAAGTCAGATCGCTGGCCGTCCATTCTGATTTTCTGGCGCGAATCTCGACGCGATGCTTTCCGGCGCCTGTAGTTGTAGCCTGCGTTTGGTTTTTAATCTACAatccttttttttgtttctggTTCAGCTGAGTCTGGTTTATTAATCATCAAACCGTCTTAGCACGATTTACTCCTTCCATCCATAAATGGATGTCGTAAGTTtgtctactccctccatccataaataaGTGTTGTAGGGAGTATAATTTTTTGACAGCTCAATGTTATCCAGGTGTTTCTATTGTGGCAACTTACTGAGGAGAAAACTTGGTCATAGAGTGGCACTTGCCATGTTGGGTGGCCAGGGCCGGCCTATGTTTTCCACGACCACGGCCCTTGGGCGAAGTCGACAAAAAACCCCTTAAGGCTAATATATGTGTACGCAAAACAGAAAATGCATCGGTGTACATGGGTGCCAGGACACCCTATACATGAAAAAAAATCTGTAATGCAGAAaaagttaattttttttaaaaaaaattctacaaTCAAAGATGATCATCTATTGTACTCATATAAGGAGGATTCATCGTGGAATATTTTCCTTATTTCTTGGGTGTTTGACTGGGTGAGGCGGTCGGCCAGTAGGGCTGTAGGGCGTCCATGCAAGTCGATCATCGAGATGCAAAGAAGAGGTAGGCAGACGAATAGTCCCAGGCCCGAGTCAATTAATCAtctctatttccttttttccaagAGAGTCGATCGCAACGTGTAGCCGTGGCCTCGTGGGACACTCCAAACGGAAGTTGGGACGATCGGTGGACTCGCTTGCGTACTTGTTGTGTCCTTTTCTCGTTGGGCATGTTCATCTATATAAAAAAAAGATTCAGATAATTGTAAAGAAAAACTTCGATCTTGGCCCCCCTCCCGGCCTGGGCCAGACGGCCACCCATGGCTGCCATGGGTCATGGCCGGCGTGTGGGTGGCACAAAACATGTCTGTTTTTGCTGAAACTATTGTGTGAGCATGTAACACGTCAAGCTATACATGAtatatatttttcatattttaaataTGTTCAAAACGTATTTTTAAATAAAGGATGCATATACACCCAGAAACACGTCTGTCCGAGCTTAAAGCTCTTTCAGAATAAAAGTGGCCGAAGAAAACACCACCTTAGGTAGCCTAAATTGATTAGCCATGTGGGagactaagttttttttttttgagagaatatCGCGCTTTATTGATTAAATAACACCATTACAAAGTTCGGCCCGGATTAAATCCGGGATAACAtggaaagaaaaattacaaacaTCGCGACGAGAGGCGCGAGCTAAAAGATGTGCAGCGACATTCAGACTACGATTCACATGCTTAAAGGAGCACGAGATAAACCCCTTCGCCAGTACCTTGATATCGTGTACCACAATTCCTACCAGTGAGCGATCCTG includes:
- the LOC124689702 gene encoding uncharacterized protein LOC124689702; the protein is MRPTKPAATAPRSARPTSGVVRLLQVPAVVTLAVVLAVTAPAQPQKASEAAPKDTFRNVPGTLSGEEGKEAERIKHPRSPEAARCTSKCVSTCVLGGAGAPGVGGPFNVRRPLVVFKDGFRSRQYCLVECSDVCNLIKDGEDDQ